GCCGGGCCAGTCATGGCGAGTCCGAAGTTGCGTTGCTCGAAGAGCGTCTGGCCACGGCGCAACTGGCCCAGGACGGCCTCAACGCCCAGCTCGAAGCCTGTCGCGACGAAATCGCCGATCTCGGCCAGGCCAATGCCGCCAAACAAGCCGATCTCGCGGCCGTGCGTCGTGAGGTCGAACTGTTGCAGATCGAGCGTGACGACGCCCGTGACGCCGCCCATGCCTGGAACCTAGAGCGCGCCAGCAAGGAAGCCGAACTGCGGCGCCTGGATGCTCAGGCCGCTTCCCTGAATGCCGAATTGCGCGAGCAGCAGGAAAGCCATCAACAACGTCTCGATGACCTGCAAGGCTCCCGCGACGAGCTGCGTGCCCAATTCGCCGAACTGGCGGGCAAGATCTTCGACGAGCGTGAACAGCGTTTCGCCGAAACCAGCCAGCAGCGCCTCGGCCAATTGCTTGATCCCCTGAAAGAACGCATCCAGTCCTTCGAGAAGCGCGTCGAGGAAAGCTATCAGGCCGAAGCCCGCGAGCGCTTTTCCCTGGCCAAGGAACTGGAGCGCCTGCAGCAACTCAACCTGCGCTTGAGCGATGAAGCCACCAACCTGACCCGTGCCCTGAAAGGCCAGAAAACTCAGGGTAACTGGGGCGAACTGATCCTCGAGCGGGTGCTGGAACATGCCGGGCTGGAGAAGGGCCGCGAGTACCAGACCCAGGTCAACCTCAAGGGGCCGGACGGCGAGCGTTTCCAGCCGGACGTGATCATTTACCTGCCGGGCGACAAGCAGGTGGTGGTCGACTCCAAGGTCAGCCTCACGGCGTACCAACAATATGTGGCGGCCGACGACGATGCGATTGGCCAGATCGCCATGAAGCAGCATGTGCTGTCGCTGCGCAGCCACGTCAAAGGACTGGCCGGCAAGGACTACAAACGTCTGGAAGGCCTGCACAGCCTTGATTTCGTCTTGCTGTTCGTGCCCATCGAAGCGGCGTTTTCCGCGGCGCTGCAAGCCGAGCCGACGCTGTTCCAGGAAGCCTTCGACCGCAATATCGTGATCGTCAGCCCGACCACGCTGCTCGCCACCCTGCGGGTCATCGACAGTCTGTGGAAACAGGAGCGCCAGAGCCAGAACGCCCGGGAAATCGCCGAGCGTGCCGGATGGCTGTACGACAAGTTCGTGCTGTTCATTCAGGATCTGGACGAAGTCGGCAATCGTCTGCAGCAACTGGACAAAGCCTACAGTGCAGCGCGTAACAAACTGACAGAAGGGCGCGGCAACCTGGTCAGCCGCAGCGAGCAGCTGAAATTGCTCGGCGCACGAGCGAGCAAGAGCCTGCCGGCAGATCTGCTGGAGCGCGCAATGACCGACGCCGACGGGTTGGTCGAACTGCCTGAATAAGCCGCTCTTCTAGAGCGGCAAATAGCGACTCAACAACGCCCGCAACGCAGCCGGTTTCACCGGTTTGGCCAGGTAATCCAGCCCCGCTGCATGCACCTGCGCCACGGTTTCCGGATGCCCGTCGGCGCTGATCACCACGCCGGGCACCGGTTCACCCAGGCTTGTACGCAACCAGGCCATCAGATCGGTGCCGGTCTCGCCGTGGTCGAGGTGGAAGTCCACCAGCGCCAGTTGCGGCCGTACGCCATCGCTCAGCAACGCTGCGCACTCCTCGCGGTTGCGCGCCGTCCACACCTGACAACCCCAACGCGTGAGCAGGCTGTTCATGCCGATCAGAATGCTGTCTTCGTTGTCGATGCACAGCACCTGCGCGCCGCTGTGCAGCTTGCCGTTGAGTTCGACCGCCGCGCTCGGCTGTGCAGTCTGCGTCCGCGCCAGCGGCACTCGCACACTGAACACGCTGCCGCGCCCCGGCCATGAACGTACGCGCAAGGTGTGCCCGAGCACCCGGCACAAGCCGTCGGCGATCGCCAGGCCCAGGCCCAGGCCTTTCTCGGCGCGGGTCTGGTGGCTGTCGAGGCGTTTGAACTCTTCGAAAATCACTTGCTGCTTGTCTTCCGGAATCCCCGGCCCGCGATCCCAGACCTCAAGGCAAACCTCGCCCTGTCGCCGACGCACGCCCAGCAACACCGGGCCTTTGGCGTAGCGGAAGGCATTGGTCAGAAAGTTCTGCAGGATCCGCCGCAGCAGCTTTATGTCGCTGTCGATGCGCAAGTGACTGCCGCGCACCCGGAAGCTCAAGCCCTGTTCCTGCGCCAGAACCTTGAACTCGGCACCGAGGGTGTCGAACAGCTCATTG
This genomic window from Pseudomonas kribbensis contains:
- the rmuC gene encoding DNA recombination protein RmuC, with the protein product MLEERLATAQLAQDGLNAQLEACRDEIADLGQANAAKQADLAAVRREVELLQIERDDARDAAHAWNLERASKEAELRRLDAQAASLNAELREQQESHQQRLDDLQGSRDELRAQFAELAGKIFDEREQRFAETSQQRLGQLLDPLKERIQSFEKRVEESYQAEARERFSLAKELERLQQLNLRLSDEATNLTRALKGQKTQGNWGELILERVLEHAGLEKGREYQTQVNLKGPDGERFQPDVIIYLPGDKQVVVDSKVSLTAYQQYVAADDDAIGQIAMKQHVLSLRSHVKGLAGKDYKRLEGLHSLDFVLLFVPIEAAFSAALQAEPTLFQEAFDRNIVIVSPTTLLATLRVIDSLWKQERQSQNAREIAERAGWLYDKFVLFIQDLDEVGNRLQQLDKAYSAARNKLTEGRGNLVSRSEQLKLLGARASKSLPADLLERAMTDADGLVELPE